A portion of the Stegostoma tigrinum isolate sSteTig4 chromosome 44, sSteTig4.hap1, whole genome shotgun sequence genome contains these proteins:
- the LOC132207176 gene encoding probable G-protein coupled receptor 139 isoform X1: MGVLTLFLVQEIFYHSLAVIGVGANLMTIVVLSRGNCGISRCTGRYLVSMTVADLLVIIFCVILNHLGSLHLPISFLKHYHVCSLNSITNAAVVDSSVWLTVAFTLDRFIAVCCPKWKVRYCTERTAAWVILTICTVSYLRNIPRYFTYEPDPTRGPFPLCRLRNLCTKTPWAAYLWSATIFTPLIPYVSILLLNVLTVRHILVVSRVRKTFRSQGHNGKDGDPEMESRRRSIILLFAISGNFIVLWMTRVVDFVFQEMLLNLSSMSIVTHVGEMLMYLSSCTNTCIYTLTQAKFRGEILDSISNS; encoded by the coding sequence CAAACCTAATGACCATCGTGGTTTTGTCCCGGGGAAATTGTGGCATCTCCCGATGTACTGGTCGGTATCTGGTGTCCATGACAGTTGCAGATTTGCTTGTTATCATCTTCTGTGTGATCTTGAACCATCTCGGATCTCTCCACCTTCCCATCTCCTTCCTCAAGCACTACCACGTCTGCAGTCTGAACAGCATCACGAATGCAGCAGTGGTGGACAGCTCAGTCTGGCTCACTGTCGCCTTCACCCTTGATCGCTTCATCGCTGTCTGTTGTCCGAAGTGGAAGGTGCGATACTGCACAGAGAGAACGGCAGCCTGGGTAATCCTGACAATCTGCACAGTGAGCTACCTGAGAAACATCCCGCGCTACTTCACCTATGAACCTGATCCCACCCGTGGACCATTCCCACTCTGCCGCCTCCGTAATCTGTGTACCAAAACTCCTTGGGCAGCCTATCTGTGGTCGGCCACCATCTTTACACCCCTCATTCCCTACGTATCCATCTTACTCCTGAATGTCCTGACTGTCAGGCACATCCTGGTGGTCAGTCGTGTCCGTAAGACATTCCGGAGTCAAGGCCACAATGGAAAAGATGGAGATCCAGAGATGGAGAGTCGAAGAAGATCCATCATCCTGCTCTTTGCCATATCAGGAAACTTCATCGTGTTGTGGATGACCAGGGTGGTGGACTTTGTGTTCCAGGAAATGTTGCTGAACTTGAGCTCAATGAGCATAGTTACCCATGTCGGGGAGATGCTGATGTATCTGAGCTCTTGCACCAACACCTGCATTTACACACTCACCCAGGCAAAGTTCAGGGGGGAgattctggactcaatatcaaactCATAA
- the LOC132207176 gene encoding probable G-protein coupled receptor 139 isoform X2: MSYKTSHKVPNSTLNGLSNEANLMTIVVLSRGNCGISRCTGRYLVSMTVADLLVIIFCVILNHLGSLHLPISFLKHYHVCSLNSITNAAVVDSSVWLTVAFTLDRFIAVCCPKWKVRYCTERTAAWVILTICTVSYLRNIPRYFTYEPDPTRGPFPLCRLRNLCTKTPWAAYLWSATIFTPLIPYVSILLLNVLTVRHILVVSRVRKTFRSQGHNGKDGDPEMESRRRSIILLFAISGNFIVLWMTRVVDFVFQEMLLNLSSMSIVTHVGEMLMYLSSCTNTCIYTLTQAKFRGEILDSISNS; the protein is encoded by the coding sequence CAAACCTAATGACCATCGTGGTTTTGTCCCGGGGAAATTGTGGCATCTCCCGATGTACTGGTCGGTATCTGGTGTCCATGACAGTTGCAGATTTGCTTGTTATCATCTTCTGTGTGATCTTGAACCATCTCGGATCTCTCCACCTTCCCATCTCCTTCCTCAAGCACTACCACGTCTGCAGTCTGAACAGCATCACGAATGCAGCAGTGGTGGACAGCTCAGTCTGGCTCACTGTCGCCTTCACCCTTGATCGCTTCATCGCTGTCTGTTGTCCGAAGTGGAAGGTGCGATACTGCACAGAGAGAACGGCAGCCTGGGTAATCCTGACAATCTGCACAGTGAGCTACCTGAGAAACATCCCGCGCTACTTCACCTATGAACCTGATCCCACCCGTGGACCATTCCCACTCTGCCGCCTCCGTAATCTGTGTACCAAAACTCCTTGGGCAGCCTATCTGTGGTCGGCCACCATCTTTACACCCCTCATTCCCTACGTATCCATCTTACTCCTGAATGTCCTGACTGTCAGGCACATCCTGGTGGTCAGTCGTGTCCGTAAGACATTCCGGAGTCAAGGCCACAATGGAAAAGATGGAGATCCAGAGATGGAGAGTCGAAGAAGATCCATCATCCTGCTCTTTGCCATATCAGGAAACTTCATCGTGTTGTGGATGACCAGGGTGGTGGACTTTGTGTTCCAGGAAATGTTGCTGAACTTGAGCTCAATGAGCATAGTTACCCATGTCGGGGAGATGCTGATGTATCTGAGCTCTTGCACCAACACCTGCATTTACACACTCACCCAGGCAAAGTTCAGGGGGGAgattctggactcaatatcaaactCATAA